The Colletes latitarsis isolate SP2378_abdomen chromosome 1, iyColLati1, whole genome shotgun sequence genome has a segment encoding these proteins:
- the LOC143345048 gene encoding cilia- and flagella-associated protein 70, which yields MEQSLLQQSSLTEKKLEIIVNTIENIIRKDDIQVIFKVEHNGIILGESTPVFVEANCDEKLSVHDVDFVVYLPVIINDRESLDSIVSTPILIKVEYIAENEEEEERSTVTISEVKKRSIFTTKSASTLTPRLLGICNLDLMPIVLGEEYFTEKLILETPQFSYDGTLTPWQNLPLLTVNVLQDGIPLIRTSEKVNFLNITVESIYNPPESFTENLEYKAGTIAYIDAEVPENVIFDHGKWMKFRDVERTKRWNTLNNFENRSRLSKYKLDCDFMGVKNMFKKQINLAEMVCDDAPRIEWNAVHRCILWKTGIEATQNHIMRYKYWPFQFIMTEKNSSAKSKVSSLPKSQLYQCYVDVSELLFPGKGSCRIVGQLYTYNVTDISEKVGLENNIFVPEMRTRETKKHKTSKVKMTNSQSEQSEPEVPSSTPLMSETGEPTIIVIEIEVYQSLVPCRIMQDFSNLIKLLIPKIEKKTPYVYTGDVAEQQYKCCVQKLVEVITECYRDFRDENEKNPELFTIDGKNTDEEKEPRKYCYDSKLDELTCFMQYLYKTGIYISIRNTLKAKVTMLLDQRFRMPLNLIDSNKTQNFIASVYTYLVEQMHIAINKIVEGRHVQDLPHAVNAKLLYFYAEEAYELEDLDKAKRYYTTVITTYKTNPEPWTKYAIFLKKIGDTERAKQCCLEALALNRQYVFALLFYAMILFEEQEYKQAEIFFRAITDFYPRFFEGWAILHLFYLRTEYYPGVDLTLRVAEKCIRDKNQVIKLTEEPLAWFTFHCPENNVYMMTTKFLLKLNLCEFAGIALAEEMSNSNRSTHFLYYMAVEHYLSGRFEDALSHLEEIKCTYGMDYSIGSLMGHCYLKLGNKEQAIECYEFTRMLFDRPNNLHLVEVRLGYHCFEAGDYERAKKIFLSACKSSPTSQTWLGAGISCYELNEFQEAETALSEANRIDNRNPDIWGYLCLLNMSLRRYDEFCQCYREMIKNNLKNRKLWLRITNSMEALDYAPPILVTESDDLIEDYSEEMFEEQF from the exons atggaGCAGTCGTTATTGCAGCAAAGTTCGTTAACAGAGAAGAAACTCGAAATAATTGTAAATACCATTGAAAATATA ATTAGAAAGGACGACATACAGGTGATATTCAAAGTGGAACATAATGGAATTATTTTGGGTGAAAGTACTCCTGTATTCGTGGAAGCAAATTGCGATGAGAAATTATCAGTTCACGACGTCGATTTCGTAGTCTATTTGCCAGTTATTATAAACGATCGAGAAAGTCTTGATTCAATTGTATCGACTCcaattttaa TAAAGGTTGAGTATATCGCAGaaaacgaagaagaagaagaacgtTCTACCGTCACTATCAGCGAAGTTAAAAAACGATCGATATTTACTACCAAGTCTGCGTCTACACTTACGCCGAGATTATTGGGAATCTGTAATCTCGATCTAATGCCGATAGTATTAG GCGAAGAATATTTCACTGAGAAACTGATACTAGAAACGCCACAGTTTTCTTACGACGGTACACTAACTCCGTGGCAGAATCTCCCCCTTTTGACGGTAAATGTTTTACAAGATGGTATACCGTTGATTCGAACGAGCGAAAAAGTGAATTTTCTTAACATTACGGTGGAGAGTATTTACAATCCGCCAGAATCGTTCACGGAAAATTTGGAGTACAAAGCTGGCACTATAGCGTACATAGATGCTGAG GTCCCTGAAAATGTAATTTTCGATCATGGAAAATGGATGAAATTCCGTGACGTCGAAAGGACCAAGCGTTGGAATACATTGAACAATTTTGAAAATAGGTCCAGACTGTCGAAGTATAAACTGGACTGTGATTTTATGGGAGTGAAGAATATGTTTAAGAAGCAGATAAATCTGGCG GAAATGGTGTGCGATGACGCGCCACGAATCGAATGGAACGCCGTACATCGATGTATTTTATGGAAAACGGGAATCGAAGCGACGCAAAATCATATTATGAG GTACAAATATTGGCCATTCCAATTCATAATGACCGAGAAAAACTCTTCGGCGAAGTCTAAGGTCAGCTCATTACCGAAGTCACAGCTATACCAGTGCTACGTTGATGTTTCGGAGCTTCTTTTCCCAGGAA AGGGAAGTTGCCGGATCGTGGGCCAATTGTATACTTATAATGTCACAGATATATCCGAGAAAGTTGGTCTCGAGAATAATATCTTTGTTCCAGAAATGCGGACCAGAGAGACAAAGAAACATAAAACGTCAAAGGTAAAAATGACG AATTCACAGTCAGAACAATCCGAACCGGAAGTTCCCTCGAGTACACCGTTGATGTCAGAAACTGGAGAACCTACCATTATTGTAATCGAAATCGAAGTCTATCAATCTCTCGTCCCTTGTAGAATCATGCAAGACTTCTCGAATTT AATCAAACTTTTGATTCCGAAAATTGAGAAAAAGACGCCCTACGTCTACACCGGTGACGTGGCAGAACAACAATACAAGTGTTGCGTTCAAAAATTGGTCGAAGTTATCACGGAATGTTATCGA GATTTTCGCGATGAAAATGAAAAGAATCCCGAGTTGTTCACAATCGATGGAAAGAATACCGACGAAGAAAAAGAACCGAGAAAATACTGCTACGATTCTAAATTG GATGAGTTAACATGCTTCATGCAATATCTTTATAAAACTGGGATATATATATCTatacgtaacacactgaaagcgAAAGTCACAATGCTGCTAGATCAAAGGTTCCGGATGCCTTTGAACCTAATTGATTCGAACAAAACTCAA AATTTCATCGCATCTGTGTACACGTACTTGGTCGAACAGATGCACATAGCTATCAATAAAATCGTCGAAGGCCGACACGTTCAGGATCTGCCACACGCCGTGAATGCGAAACTGTTGTATTTTTACGCCGAAGAGGCTTACGAACTTGAAGACTTGGATAAAGCGAAGCGTTATTACACGACA GTAATAACGACGTATaaaactaacccagaaccttggacgaagtatgcgatttttcttaaaaagatcGGTGATACCGAACGCGCGAAACAATGCTGTTTAGAAGCGCTTGCATTAAATAGGCAATACGTGTTCGC ATTACTATTTTACGCGATGATCCTGTTCGAAGAACAAGAGTACAAACAGGCAGAAATTTTCTTCAGAGCCATCACAGATTTTTATCCAAGATTTTTTGAGGGCTGGGCCATTTTGCATCTTTTCTATTTGCGAACAGAATATTATCCAG GAGTAGATCTCACGCTTCGCGTAGCAGAGAAATGTATAAGAGACAAGAATCAAGTAATAAAACTTACCGAAGAACCACTCGCGTGGTTCACGTTTCATTGTCCCGAGAATAATGTCTACATGATGACGACAAAATTTCTATTGAAGTTGAATCTCTGCGAA TTTGCAGGAATTGCATTGGCAGAGGAAATGTCTAATTCTAATAGATCTACTCATTTCCTGTACTACATGGCGGTGGAGCATTATTTGTCCGGTAGATTCGAAGACGCGCTTTCTCATTTAGAAGAAATTAAATGCACGTACGGAATG GATTATTCAATCGGTAGTCTAATGGGTCACTGCTACTTAAAATTGGGCAACAAGGAACAAGCTATAGAATGCTATGAATTTACACGCATGTTGTTCGATAGACCTAACAATTTGCATTTAGTGGAAGTGAG ACTGGGGTATCATTGTTTCGAAGCTGGTGACTACGAACgcgcgaaaaaaatttttctaagcGCATGCAAGTCCTCGCCAACTTCGCAAACATGGTTAGGTGCTGGCATAAGTTGCTACGAA CTGAATGAGTTTCAAGAGGCAGAAACAGCTCTGTCGGAAGCGAATCGAATCGATAATCGCAATCCAGATATATGGGGGTATTTATGTTTGTTGAACATGTCTCTTAGAAGATACGACGAGTTTTGTCAGTGTTATAGGGAAATGATAAAA AATAATCTTAAAAATAGAAAACTGTGGCTGAGAATAACAAACTCGATGGAGGCTTTGGATTATGCACCACCAATTTTGGTAACAGAATCTGACGATCTTATCGAGGATTATAGCGAAGAGATGTTTGAGGAACAATTTTAA
- the LOC143340815 gene encoding uncharacterized protein LOC143340815, translating into MASSALEEKINKIRQQNEEIKRRYEEVEEDKKNAAKLNALVQMVPSSDWPERREPPEFSNPPKTKQKPVKEKHEYMPQSHIIEGKKIHSFAQGEGPPPDPKYNFLADSEREEPGVEHAKETSGNRSHNKVIRGSFRKKTGGRESIQKDSKVYKGNYRDDSQPGYDAWRAERNRIDEDRISRQRTAEGNWRREWDNDKMHIIDDVTKKATRPVLADFAKKDHKDSDRRYYTNNNEYANHTRGGSRGSHRGSSKNFYGNYENRSHNTYDQHRNNAAMPAKIPLSPTSEGRTVTATDKSIKVTVNQSNVSKGPMMSVKVNTPNIVGTGRVGPRQRSRVTYSSYLDTEAPMSEVEPFFRQKSFEDKSKGTYFNNQKSPNVKRSQSLKKKDGESKYLYNPRKEMRKEDNDTNSQRHHESEVRSYAQKDLQKSHSAKSPKLMRRNVNAMKQDPSNENVPRKCETRECLNNDSTEHENNVIIENSETLETSKSALIFDQIKVSNTESEEQTDKKEIASDTTAKQETGETSLTTLSHIENFDGITKDDTNINSLENVSDYSQLLVNNLTDDLQNCNMSSEALVPNNVKCEKELVPNESNNVSNGIVELEEEAYSNKDNQQSLEQVSQELVPNESNNVSNDIVQLKEEGLSSKNDPQLLEQVSQELVPNGSNNVSDDIVELGEEALSSKDNQQSLEQVNQELVPNEKNISNNNVKLEVHSSKDDQQSSEQVTEQIANNNFNDIKNEDTEQRSALATTDAAIFSEIETYSVIEAKNQSINNELIEEKAPIAGEKTDESVDNSNINLKNAANSKVNADNILSDVSVNGDSTEMNKEKTEKIQDVEEEL; encoded by the exons ATGGCATCTAGCGCGCTTGAAGAAAAAATCAATAAAATTAGGCAACAAAatgaagaaattaaaagaagatatGAG GAAGTGGAAGAGGATAAAAAGAATGCAGCAAAATTAAATGCTTTGGTGCAAAtggtgccatcatcagactggcCAGAAAGGAGGGAACCCCCAGAATTTTCAAATCCACCTAAAACCAAACAAAAACCAGTCAAAGAAAAACACGAGTACATGCCACAATCTCACATTATCGAAGGAAAGAAGATACACTCATTTGCTCAA ggAGAAGGACCACCACCAGATCCTAAATACAATTTCCTGGCTGATTCAGAGCGAGAAGAACCAGGTGTGGAGCATGCAAAAGAAACTTCTGGAAATAGATCTCACAATAAAGTAATAAGAGGCAGTTTCAGGAAGAAAACTGGTGGAAGAGAGAGCATACAGAAA GATAGTAAAGTATATAAAGGGAACTACAGGGATGACTCTCAACCAGGATATGATGCATGGAGAGCAGAACGGAATCGTATCGACGAAGATCGCATCAGCAGGCAAAGAACGGCGGAAGGCAATTGGCGCAGAGAATGGGATAATGATAAA ATGCATATTATAGACGACGTAACGAAGAAAGCAACAAGGCCCGTATTGGCAGACTTTGCAAAGAAAGATCATAAAGACTCTGATAGGAGATACTATACGAATA ATAATGAATATGCTAATCATACCCGAGGCGGAAGTCGCGGTTCTCATCGTGGTTCGTCGAAGAACTTTTACGGGAATTACGAGAACCGATCTCACAATACATACGATCAACATAGAAACAATGCAGCGATGCCAGCAAAAATTCCATTGTCTCCAACTTCAGAAGGAAGAACAGTTACTGCAACTGATAAAAGTATCAAGGTTACAGTTAATCAAAGCAACGTATCGAAAGGTCCGATGATGAGCGTTAAAG TGAACACGCCAAATATAGTTGGAACTGGGAGAGTCGGGCCACGACAGAGGTCTCGCGTTACGTATAGTAGCTATTTGGATACCGAAGCACCAATGTCAGAAGTTGAGCCTTTCTTTCGTCAAAAGTCATTTGAGGATAAGTCAAAGGGAACCTACTTCAATAATCAGAAGTCTCCCAATGTGAAAAGGTCTCAATCTCTGAAAAAGAAGGACGGCGAATCAAAGTATTTATATAATCCGAGGAAAGAAATGAGAAAAGAAGATAATGATACTAATTCTCAGAGGCATCATGAAAGCGAAGTTAGATCTTACGCGCAGAAAGATTTGCAAAAATCTCATTCTGCTAAATCACCGAAGCTCATGAGAAGAAACGTAAATGCAATGAAACAGGATCCCTCGAACGAGAATGTCCCGAGAAAATGCGAAACTCGCGAATGCTTGAATAACGATTCAACGGAACATGAAAATAACGTTATAATTGAGAATAGCGAGACGTTAGAAACATCCAAATCCGCTCTAATATTTGATCAGATTAAAGTATCTAATACAGAGAGTGAAGAACAAACTGATAAGAAGGAGATTGCAAGCGATACAACAGCAAAACAGGAAACGGGAGAAACTTCTTTGACTACGTTGTCGCATATAGAAAATTTTGATGGGATTACCAAAGATGATACAAATATAAACAGTCTCGAGAACGTAAGTGATTATTCGCAGCTGCTTGTAAATAATTTAACGGACGATTTACAAAACTGTAATATGTCTTCCGAGGCGTTGGTTCCGAATAATGTTAAGTGCGAAAAGGAACTTGTGCCAAATGAAAGCAATAACGTCTCCAACGGTATCGTTGAGCTAGAAGAAGAAGCATATTCGAACAAAGATAATCAGCAATCATTGGAACAAGTCAGCCAGGAACTTGTGCCAAACGAAAGCAATAATGTCTCTAACGATATCGTTCAGTTAAAAGAAGAAGGACTTTCGAGCAAAAATGATCCACAGTTATTGGAACAAGTCAGCCAGGAACTTGTGCCAAACGGAAGCAATAATGTCTCTGACGATATCGTTGAACTAGGAGAAGAAGCACTTTCGAGCAAAGATAATCAACAGTCATTGGAACAAGTCAACCAGGAGCTTGTgccaaacgaaaaaaatatcTCCAATAATAACGTTAAGCTAGAAGTTCATTCGAGCAAAGATGATCAGCAATCGTCGGAACAAGTCACTGAACAGATTGCAAATAATAACTTTAATGATATCAAAAATGAAGATACCGAACAACGAAGTGCACTAGCGACAACCGATGCCGCTATTTTTTCGGAGATCGAAACATATTCTGTGATAGAAGCtaagaatcaatcaattaacaaCGAGTTAATAGAGGAAAAAGCACCGATCGCAGGTGAAAAAACAGATGAAAGCGTTGACAActctaatataaatttaaagaaCGCTGCGAATTCGAAAGTAAATGCGGATAATATTCTTAGCGACGTGAGCGTGAATGGAGATTCGACGGAAATGAATAAAGAGAAAACGGAAAAGATACAAGATGTGGAGGAagaactgtaa